In Fusarium oxysporum Fo47 chromosome XII, complete sequence, one DNA window encodes the following:
- a CDS encoding S-adenosyl-L-methionine-dependent methyltransferase gives MAEPTINAEPDLVPDEQSDEEHDSSMGLSLASTSESLRSSILDYRKENGRTYHRYKDGKYNLPNDDVEKERLDLQHNLFILMLDNKLGLAPPNDPNSKAKRVLDVGTGTGIWAIDYADEHPETKVIGVDLSPIQPDFVPPNVEFFIDDIEEPWNFSEPFDYVHSRMMTFSIKSWPNLVSSIYDNLVPGGYVELLEIDLFAHSDDNTLTEDHHLSKLIHLLDEASTKIGRPFQDNKKNKDILRDAGFVDIVETVFKWPTNRWPLDKRYKEIGEWNNLNMDSFKGLEALSMAALTRVLGWSQEEVTIFLAKVRRDLNDRTIHAYWPVYSTYGRRPLD, from the exons ATGGCAGAACCAACTATCAACGCGGAGCCTGACCTAGTACCGGATGAACAG TCTGACGAAGAGCATGACTCATCTATGGGATTG AGCTTAGCGTCCACGTCTGAGAGCTTAAGAAGCTCCATTCTGGACTATCGAAAAGAAAACGGCAGGACCTATCATCGGTATAAGGATGGGA AGTATAACCTTCCTAATGACgacgtcgagaaggagagacTTG ACTTGCAGCATAACTTGTTTATTTTGATGCTCGATAACAAACTCGGTCTCGCACCCCCGAATGATCCTAATTCTAAGGCCAAGCGTGTTCTTGACGTTGGCACCGGGACGGGAATATGGGCCATCGACTACGCAGACGAACATCCCGAAACAAAAGTGATTGGTGTCGACCTTTCGCCTATCCAACCTGATTT TGTTCCTCCGAACGTGGAGTTCTTCATCGATGATATCGAAGAGCCGTGGAACTTCTCTGAGCCATTCGACTACGTTCACAGTAGGATGATGACGTTTAGCATCAAGAGCTGGCCGAACCTTGTGAGCAGCATTTACGA CAATCTTGTTCCAGGTGGTTACgtggagcttcttgaaatCGACCTCTTCGCTCATTCAGACGACAACACCCTAACCGAGGATCATCATCTCTCCAAGCTTATCCACCTTCTTGACGAAGCATCCACCAAGATTGGTCGCCCGTTCCAGGATAATaaaaagaacaaggacatTCTACGCGATGCGGGATTCGTGGATATTGTAGAGACTGTTTTTAAGTGGCCGACGAACCGCTGGCCTCTGGATAAAAGGTATAAGGAGATTGGTGAGTGGAACAATCTCAACATGGATAGTttcaagggtcttgaagCACTGTCCATGGCAGCTTTGACGAGAGTTCTTGGGTGGAGCCAGGAAGAGGTTACCATCTTTTTGGCAAAGGTCAGAAGGGACCTGAATGACAGGACCATTCATGCTTATTGGCCGGT ATACTCAACTTATGGAAGAAGACCTCTCGATTGA
- a CDS encoding NADP-dependent oxidoreductase domain-containing protein: MTETAKTKPRVSLGLLTFGPEGSETYGSRITSLDTFNQCLDYLQSRGYNEVDTARTYVGGQQEGWTKRTNWRERNLTLATKWYPYKPGDHSKAIVKQNLNKSLSELGSDSVDIFYLHAPDRSVPFQETLEACNELYREGKFKRLGLSNYAAWEVAELCTIADQKGWVRPSVYQAMYNCLTRAIEEELVPCCRKFGMDILVYNPLAGGVLSGRYKSKEIPADGGRYSTQDPVIGAMYRDRYFKDVNFEALKVIQPVADKLGLTLLEIAFRWLVHHSKLKVMDGNDGLVIGISSLSQLESNLDNVEKGPLPEEVLEVLDEAWKITQPSCSLYWR, translated from the coding sequence ATGACTGAAACCGCGAAGACCAAGCCCCGCGTCAGTCTTGGGCTCCTGACATTCGGCCCTGAAGGCTCAGAGACCTACGGAAGCCGCATTACCTCCCTCGACACCTTCAACCAATGCCTCGACTACTTGCAGTCGCGCGGCTACAATGAAGTGGACACAGCCAGAACCTACGTCGGCGGTCAGCAAGAAGGCTGGACCAAGCGTACCAACTGGCGAGAGCGCAACCTTACTCTTGCTACAAAGTGGTATCCTTACAAACCTGGCGATCACTCCAAGGCCATTGTCAAGCAGAATTTGAATAAGAGTCTTAGCGAGCTTGGTTCCGATAGCGTGGATATCTTCTATCTGCACGCACCAGATCGATCCGTCCCGTTTCAGGAGACGCTTGAGGCCTGTAATGAACTTTATAGAGAGGGGAAGTTCAAAAGGCTTGGCTTGAGCAATTATGCGGCGTGGGAAGTTGCTGAGCTTTGCACCATTGCGGACCAGAAAGGATGGGTCAGACCAAGCGTTTATCAGGCTATGTACAATTGCTTGACTCGCGCCattgaagaagaacttgTTCCATGCTGCCGCAAATTCGGGATGGATATTCTTGTCTATAATCCCTTGGCTGGTGGTGTACTTTCAGGTCGCTACAAAAGCAAAGAGATCCCCGCTGACGGCGGACGATATTCTACCCAGGACCCGGTGATTGGGGCGATGTATCGGGACAGATACTTCAAGGATGTCAACTTTGAGGCTTTGAAGGTGATTCAACCTGTTGCTGACAAATTGGGGTTGACGCTCTTGGAGATTGCATTCAGATGGCTTGTTCACCAtagcaagctcaaggtcaTGGATGGCAACGATGGGTTGGTTATCGGTATCAGCTCGCTCAGCCAGCTTGAGAGTAATCTGGATAATGTTGAGAAGGGTCCGTTGCCAGAAGAGGTGCTGGAGGTATTGGATGAGGCATGGAAGATCACCCAGCCTTCCTGCTCTCTTTACTGGAGATAG